From Hymenobacter sediminicola:
TCCTTTTGTCAGGCCGGCCGGTTTCGTTTGTACTTTTTGCTTAGTTCTGCTTGTGCCATGTGAGGCAGCCTGCAGGCCATATATCAGGGCGCTGCCACCGGCGCAGCAGCCTGAAACGGCGAAGCTGGCAGCCCGTCTTTGTTGTAGAGGTTGGCACCCTGCGGATTGTCGGCCCAGGCGTAGCGGACTGCCACGGGTGTCGCCACCGCATCGTTCCAGACGACCACCGTGTTGCCTTCAATCCGGGCCTGCGCCCAGACGTACTTTTTATCCGGGCCGGCCACGGCAAACTGGGCCAGCGGGCCGCCTTTGGCTACCAGGCCGCCGCCTACATCCGCAAACTGCAGCACTACCTTATTTCCTTTCACTTGCGTCGCCTGCAGCAAAGGACCAGAGGCAACCAGTTTCTTTTCACCGTAGGCCAGTTTTCGGGCAGCCAAGGCCAGACGCTGCCCCACTGTTTGCTTGTCTAGTGGGTGAATGTCGTTCCATTCGCCCACGTCAGTAGCTACAGCCATGGCAGTGTTGGGCACGGCGAGGGTCTGGCGCTGGGCTTCGCGCAGGGCGGCCCAGTTGCTTTCCGTGGGCTGATTTTTGGTGGGCATGTAATTAGCGAGCTGCACGTACAGAAACGGCAAGTCGGGCCGCTGCCAGTGCTGCCGCCAGTCCGTAATCATGGTAGAAAAGAGCTGGCGGTATTCCTCTGGTTTCTTGGTGTTCGACTCGCCCTGGTACCAGATAACGCCCTTCACGGCATAGGGCAGCAGCGGCGAAACCATGCCGTTGAACAAGCCGCCGGGCTCGTAATTGAAGAACGTAGGCGGTGCCAGCGGCTCGGCTTTCGCGCCAAGCTGGTACTGCCACTTGCCGCTCAGGGCAAGAGTCTGCTGGCCGGCGCGCAGCACGTATTGCTTGTCGGGCACGAAGCCGCCCCGGCCGGTGCTGTTGATGACGCGCACCACCAGCACGTTTTTGCCGGTTTTGAGGGTTCCGGCCGGCAGCTCATACTTGCGCGGCGGATACTGATACGAAGTCGTGCCCACGAATTTGCCGTTCAGATACACCGAGTCGGCGTCTACGATGGCGCCCAGGTCCAGCCGGGCCGGCTGCCCTGCCATACTGGCCGGCACGTCCAGCTCCCGCCGAAACCACACCACGCCATTCACGGGGCCCAGCCCCTGGTCGGCCCAGTAGCCGGGCACGGTCATGGTTTTCCAATCGGTGGCCTTATACTCCGCTGTCGACCAGGGCGTCTGGCCTTTGGCGTAGCCCTGGTCCTGGCGGCGTAGCTGCGCGTGCCAGGCAGCGGCGCGCTGCTGATCTTGCTGTTTCACCTGCGCCACGTAGGCGCTGTCGCGCACCTGCGCGGCCCGCTGCTGATACGCCGGGAAGGATTTCAGCCCCTCAGGACTCAGCCAAGCTTCGGCCGGCGAGCCGCCCACCGCAATCCGAATCAGCCCGATAGGCACCTTATAGGTGGCGTACAGATCCTTCGCGAAAAAGTAGCCCACCGCTGAAAACTGCAGCACGCTTTGCGGCGTGGCAGCCGTCCAGCGGCCCCCGGGCAACTCGGCCTGCGGGCCTTTGAACACGTAGGTGGTAGGCGCATCAAACTGCCGGATATGGGGGTTGGCGGCTCCGGCAATAACCTCCGGATACTTGTCCTTCACCCGCGCCATCGGCAGCTCCATGTTCGACTGCCCCGAGCATACCCACACGTCCCCGAACAACACGCCCTTCACCTCCAGTCGGTTGCTGGCCGCGAAAGCTAACGTGTAGGGCCCGCCGGCCGGCTGGGCCGGCAGCGTCAGAGCCCATTTGCCATCTGGGCCGGCAGTGGCCGTGTAGGTCTTGCCCCGAAACGCCAGAGCTACCTTCTCCCCTTTTGCGGCCCAGCCCCACAGTGTCCCCTCCGTGTCGCGCTGCAGCACCATTCCGTCGCTGATCAGTCGTGGCAACCGGACCTGTGCTTCGGCCGCGGGGCTGAGCAGTACGGTTGCGACGAGCAGGATTTTCGGAAGCAGGTTCATGGGGCGGTGAATGAGAATGGGCGGAAGAGCAACGCACCGGAAGTGGAAGCCGTAGCTTCTGTATGGAAACCACGGCTTCTCTTCCGGCACAAATTAGTAGCCTTGGTTTTGCGTGATTTTGCTGCTGGTGCGGTCAATATCCTGCTGTGGAATGGGCCGCAGCACGTGGTAAGGCTGAATGTTGGCCGCCGCATCGGAGCCGTAGGTACCGCTGATGCCGTTCAGGGGCACGGTTTTGTTTACGGTAGCGGGCACGCGGGTTACGGGGTTGGTTTTTACCCGCTCAATGAGCTTGCCGGTCCGGGTCAGGTCCATCCAGCGCATCACCTCGCCGCCCAGCTCGCGCGTGCGCTCATCCAGAATGAAGTCGATATTGAGCTGGCTGGCCGTGATACGCATCTGAGCTTCTTTGCCCGGCGCCGCAGCGCGCACCCGCACCACGTTCATGAAGTCCACGGCCTTGGTCATGTTGCCCAAGTACATGTTGGCTTCTGAGGCAATCAGGTAGGTTTCGGCCAGGCGGTACACGATGAAGGGCCGCACCGACGGCGCATTGGTGCTGGCGCGGCGCACGTCGTCGTACTTGTTCATGACGGGGTAGTATTCGCGGGTGTGCTGGCTAGGCAGAATCACGCGGTACGGCACGGGGCGGCGGTTGGCAATACGCGCCAGCACAGCGGCCGGCAGCTCGTAGCTCGGGTACCAGAGCGAGGTGTCGCCGATGACGGCGGCGGTGCTGCCGCTGGCGGTACCCGGCGAGTTTACGTACCACGTGGTAGTAAACCACTTGTTGTAGCGCGCGTCGGTGGTGCGCAAGGTGGGGCCGGCTTCGCCGGGCATGTTGTAGGTGTTGAGCAAGTACGGCGTGGGCACAAAACGGGCAAATGGACGGCCGTTTTTCAGGTCCCGGATCATGTTGGGCACGCCCTGTTCGTAGCGGCTGCGGTAGAAGAAGCTCGAAGCGTTGCCGCCGTTGAAGTAATTCTGCTCGCTGGTCTGCGTGAAAGTAGCATCGGTGCTGTACTGCACGTTCATCAGCACTTCAGGGCCGTTTTCGTTCTGGTCGGCGAATACGCGGGCCGGATCGGCTTCCAGGTTTTTGCCGTAGCGCGTTCGGTTGCTGATCAGCTCCTCAGCATACTGCGCGGCCTTGGCATAGTCGTCGGCCTGCTTGGCCGTGGACGTAGCGCGGGTCAGGTACACTTTGGCCAGAATGTGCAGCACCGTGGCGCGCGACACGCGGCCGGGCTGGCCCGGCGTGTCGGCAATGTTGGCCAGCGCATCCGTCAGGTCCGCAATAATGGCGTTGTACACGTCGGCCACGGGCGTGCGCGAAATGTCGTTGGTAGGCGTTTCCCTGAATTCTAGCTGCAATGGCACGTCGCCCCAGTACTGCACCATCAGGAAGTAGTAGTGGGCGCGCAACACCTTGGTTTCCGCTACTATCTGCTGCACGCGGGCCGCCGGAATGCCCTGCACCGTGGTGGCGTATTTCAGCACGCCATTGGCCCCGTTGATGTACTGGTAGTAGTTGTTCCACTGGTTGGTTACCACGCTGGCCGATGGCCCGAAGTTCAGGCCCCGGGCATACTCGTGGAAACCGTCCTGGTCGGCAATGCCGCGCATGAATTCATCGGTGCCCGTCACGGCCATGTACATGGCCTGCTCGTTGCCGTAGATGTTGCGGTGGCCGGAGTACACGCCCGTCAGGCCGGCTTCCACGCCCTGCGGAGTCCCCAGAAACGACGGTACCAGAACGGATTGGGGATCTTCCTCCAGAAGATCTTCGCACCCGCTAACGGACACGAGCAGGGCAAGTCCCAGAAGTGCTAGAAAAGACTTTTTCATATAAAGTAGCGCCATGGCGCCGGTTGAATCGTTTGAAATGAGTTGCGAGTGACTGCCACATGCGAACCGAAAAGCTATGTGCCTTCCCGCCCTCAGAGCAAGCCGGTCTTAGAAGCCCAGGTTCAGGCCCACTAGGAAGGCGCGCGTAGCCGGGTATGAAACCCCGCGGCCCGCTACCCCGGCATTGCTGTTAGAGGGGTTGCCATCGGTGAATTCGATGCCGCCTTGGCTGGAATTGGCATTGTTGAAGCGCGACGAGTATGACAGCGCATCCGGGTCAATGGCCTTGTTCTTCTTGTACACGTCCACCGGCGACCAGATAAAGGGGTTTTGCACCTGTACATAGATGCGGGCCGTGCTCATTTTCACCTTGCTGAACAGGCTGCTCGGCAGCGCGTAGCCCAGGTCGATGCTGCGCACCTTGATGAAGGTGCCGCTCACGTAGCCCAGCACGCGGCTGTCGGTCTGGTAGTCGCCGATGCCCTGTACCGGCTGCGGGAAGTTATTGGTGGGGTTCTGCGGCGTCCAGTAGTCGAGGTTGATCTGGTTGCGGCGGCCGTCGAAGGTGGTGAAGTACGAGGGGCCGAACAGCAGCGGATCGACGATGGTGGCGCCCACCCGGGTGAGGGCCACGGCCGTCAGATCGAAGCCTTTGTACTTGAAGCGGTTGGTCAGGCCGGCCTCAAACTTGGGCTGGCGCGTACCCACTATCTGGCGGTCGGCGGCGTCGATGCGGCCGTCGTTGTTCACATCCTCAAACTTGATCTGGCCGGGCAGCGTGCCGTAGCGGGCGGCATCCGACTCCTCGCCCAGCTGCCAGATGCCGGTCTTTTTGTAGTCGTAGATAACGTAGAGCGGCTGGCCGATGAAGCGCTGGTTGGCCAGGTCATCAATGGGGTTGCCTCTTTCGTCGTAGCGGTTCAGGTCCAGGATTTTCTCGCGGTTCACCGTGAAGTTCCAGTCTGTAATCCACTCGAAGCCCCCGTCGCCGCCCCGTAGGTTGGTGGTCGAAAGCGTGATTTCCAGGCCGCGGTTCTGGGTTTCGCCCGCGTTGACGAGCACCGAGGTGTAGCCGCTGGAGCCGGGCAGCGCGAAGGGCAGCAGCAGGTCGCTGGTGCGCTGCTGGTACACTTCCACCGAGCCGTTTACGCGGTTGTCGAAGAAGCCGAAGTCCAGGCCGAAGTTGGTGGTAGTGGTGTACTCCCAGCCCAAATCGTTGTTCGGAATGCTGCCCGGCACGACCCCAATGGCGCCGGTGGGCCCAAAGGTGTAGTTGCCATTGCCCAGGCCAGTGTTCAGCGAGCCCAGGGTCTGGTAGGGGTTGATGGCCGTGCTGCCGACGCGCCCGATGCTGGCGCGCAGCTTGAGGCCGCTCACCCAGCTCTGGTCCTGAATAAAGCCTTCATTGGCAATGTTCCAGGCCACAGCGGCCGACGGGAAAGCCTTGTACTTATTGCCCGGCGACAGGCGCGACGAGCCATCAACGCGCACCGTAGCGGTGGCCGAGTAGCGGTTGTTGTAGGCGTAGTTGAGGCGGCCCATGTAGGAGATGATGTCCCAGCGGCTGAAGCCGCTCGTGGAAGTCACCGGCTTGCCCGCGCCCAGGTTGTTGTAGAGCTGGTAGTTGGTGGGCAGGTCCTGCACCGTGGCCGAGAAGTTGTCGGTGCGGAAGTCTTGGATGCTGTAAAGGCCCGTAAAGTTCACGTCGTGCTTTTCGCCGAACGTGCGGTTATAAAGCAGCAGGTTTTCGAGCAGAATGTTGGAGGCGGTGCTACCCGTGCGCTGCGCCTGGTTGACGCCCGTACCGCGGGCCGGCGTGCCGGTAGCAAAGAAGTTGCCGCCCGTTTCGGAGCGAAAATCCAGGCCGACATTCAGGCGGTAGTCCAAGCCTTTGAGGATGTTTACCTGGCCGTAAAGGCTGTTGAAGCTGCGCAGCCGGCGGTTCTGCTCTTTGTGCGCGTCTTCGGTGTAGTAGGTCAGCGGGTTGGGCAGGGCCGTATCGGTGTTCGGAAACAGAATCGGCAAACCGTTGGCATCGTAGGGCGAGGCCAGCGGGCTGCCCGTCAGAATCGAGTTGATAATATTCAGATTCGGGTCGTCCTGCTGAATGTAGGTATTGAGCGTATTGAAGCCGATTTTCACGCGCTTACCAATCTGCTGATCCAAGGTGCCGCGCAGGGAGTAGCGCTGAAACTGCTGCACCGGCACTACGCCCGTTTCGTCGTAGTAGCCCAGCGAGGCCGAATACTGCGTCTGTTCATTACCGCCCGACATGCCCAACGCATGGTTCTGGAGGCGGCCATTCTGAATCAGCAGGTCCTGGTAATCGGTGAAGCGGCCCGCAGCCAGGTTGTCCCGCTCACCCTGGGTCAGGAAGGTAGGAGTAGCTACTGGGTCGAACGAGGGGTTGCGGGCCCGGTAGGCGCGCAGGCGGAAGTCGTAGAACTCCTGCCCGTTCTGCAGGTCAAACTCGCGCGCCTTCTTCACGCCGTAGTAGCCGCTGTAGGTGACGCGCGTAGGTCCGTTTTTGCCACGGCGCGTCGATATCAGGATGACACCGTTGGCCCCGCGGGCACCGTAGATGGCCGTGGAAGAGGCATCTTTCAGCACTTCCAGCGACACAATGTCGTCAGGGTTCAGGTCGTTGAGGCTGCCATCATACGGCACGCCGTCCACTACCAGCAGCGGGTCGTTGGAGCCCGAAAAGGAGCGGTTGCCGCGGATACGGATAACCGGGTTCTGGCCGGGCGTGTTGCTGGAGCTGGAAATATTGACGCCAGCGGCGCGGCCTTGCAGTGCCTGGCCCACGTTGGCCACCGGCACGTCGCGCAGCGCCTGCTCATCCACCGACGAAATAGCGCCCGTCACTTGGCTCTTGCGCTGCGTACCATAGCCCACTACTACTACTTCGTTCAGGGCCTTGGTATCGGTCAGCAGGGGCACGTTGAACGTGGAATTCTGCCCGATTGGCCGCTCCACCGATACGAAGCCAATAGCTGAAAAAACCAGCGTGGTGGCATCGGCGGGCACCTGCAGGGCGAAGGAGCCATCGGCACTGGTAGAAACACCGGTACTTGTGCCTTTCACCAGCACCGTCACGCCCGGTACACCTTCACCGGTGGTCTGGTCCGTAACGCGGCCGGAAATGGCGCGGGCCGTCTGGGCCTGCACGAAGGTAGGCGCCAGCAGGGCGCCGGCCAGAGGAAGGGCCGTGGCGAATGCCAGCGGCCAGCTCAGCCCTAAAGCTGCTTTGCGTAGTGGTAGATGCATTGGAGTGAGGGAATTTGGTTTGTATGAGGTGCAGGAGTCGGAGGCGGCTGTCAGAAGCCGATGGAATTGCCGCCATCCACGGGCAGCGAGGCGCCGGTGATGTAGCGGGCCGCTTCGGAGGCCAGGAACACGGCGGCATGGCCGATATCCTGGGGCTGGCCGAACTTGCCCATGGGCGTGCGGCGCATGGCCCGGTCGCGGCGGTCGGGGTCGGAGTTCATAGCGGTGCGGCTCATTTCAGAATCGATAAAACCCGGCGCAATGGCATTCACGCGCACATTGTGTTTAGAAAACTCTGAGGCCAGCACTTTCACCATGCCTTCTACCGCCGATTTGGAAGCGGCATACGCTACTACCCTATCGATACCGTAGTAGGCCGCCATAGAGGAAATCATCAGGATGACCCCACTCTTGCGTTCAACCATGCGCGAGGCGCAGGCCCGCGTGAGGGCAAACACGGCGTTGAGGTTGGTCTGGATGATGCGGTTGAATTCTTCGTCCGTGACTTCCAGTGCTGGTTTTTTCATGTTCACGCCGGCATTGTTTACCAGAATATCCAGCGGGCCATAGGTAGCTTCGATATGGGCTACCAGTGCATCGAGCTTGCCTAGCTCACAGATGTCGTTGGTGAGGTAGTGCACGGAGCTGCCGAGGTCGGCTACGGCTTCCTGTAGCACGGCCTCGCGCCGCCCCGTAATGATGACGGTGGCGCCAGCCACACTCATACAGCGGGCTATTTCCAGCCCGATACCCGTGCCGCCCCCGGTGACCAGGGCCAGCTTGCCTTCCAGGGAAAACGGGTTCGGTTGGAGCTTTCCATTTGGTTGAGGGCGCGAAGAGAGAAGAGGCTTGATATGTGCCATGCGGGTGAAGGTAAAGCGGGTGGTTAGCGCAGCTGATAGATATCGACCAGCTGCTTGATTTCGGCCAGTGGGCGGGTAGGTGGGGTGAGAGCGGGCGGAATAGGCCGCCGCGAAAACGTCTGAAAATAGAGCACGCAGGCATCGCGCCACCACAGGGCCTCGCGGTGCTGAATGCGCAGGCGGGCCGCTACGTCGGCGTGCAGTTCGGCATCGACAGCGGGCTTTATTTGCTCCCAGCGCTGCTGCATCCAGCGCACGGAGTCGGCGCCGGTGTAGTAGCGGGTCGTCAGCTCGTCCCAGAGGCTGCGGCCGGTGCTGAGCTGCTGCCCCCAACCCACATGATGGAACCAGAGCAGGTAGTCGGGCGGGCAGGTGGCGGGGTTGCCCCAGCGTTGGCGCACGGCCGGCGCGTACAGGCTCAGCGCATTGGAGCCGGTAGCAGTGCGGTTGAAGCCCAATCCCACGGAATCGGCTTTGTGGTAGTACACCGATGTCCAGTCAGCCCGGTCGCTTTTCGCCAGCCAGGGCTCGGGGCCGTAGTGCAGGCTCTGGCCCATGATGTGGTGCAAACCGAGCGGCGTGGTGTAGCGCACGTAAATGTCGCGCGACTGATTCAGCACGTCCGTAACGGCCGCCACGGCCTGGGGCTGGCGCGTGAGGGTCATGCAGGTCCATTCTTCGGCAATAGCCGCCGAGCTGAGCGTGTGGTCCCAGGCCAGACGCCCGAAGGCGTACCAGTTGGCCTGCCCCACCGGGTGCCCGGTCCAGTTACGGTCGGAGCCGATGTTGGCCACGCCCGCAATGCCGCTCAGGCTGTGTTTTTCCAGTGAGCCATCTACTACGCTGGCCACCGTAGAGCCAGGGCCCTGGCTGTGGGTATCAGCATCGAGGCACTCCTTGATGAGCGGGCCCAGATACACGAGGTGTGTCGCGAAGCCTAGGTATTCCTGCGTGAGCTGCACTTCCAGCACCAGCGGCGTGCGCGGCATGGCCCCAAACAGCGGGTGAAACGGCTCCCGCGCCTGAAAGTCAATCGGGCCGTTTTTCACCTGTACCAGCACTTTCGGGTCGAATTTGCCATCCAGGGGCTGAAACTCTTCAAAGGCCTCCTTGAATCGGTCACCTTTGGAGTTGGCCTTGTACACGAAGGCTCGCCACATCACCACGCCATCGTGCGCGCCGAGGGCCTGCGCCAGCATATTGGCGCCGTCGGCGTGGTTGCGGCCGTAGTCCTGGGGGCCGGGCTCCCCTTCGGAGTTGGCCTTCACCAGAAAGCCGCCAAAGTCGGGAATGGTCTTATAGATTTCGTCGGTCCGGGCTTTCCACCACTGCTTCACCTTCGGGTCGAGCGGGTCGGAAGTAGGCAAGCCACCGATGACTTTGGGCGCGGCCCAGAACACCGACAGGTACACCCGAATGCCGTACGGGCGCATTACGCCGGCCAGCGCCGCCACCTTCTGCAGATACTCGGGCGTGAGGTAGCGGGCACTGGCATTCACGTTATTCAGCACTACCCCATTGATACCGATAGAAGCATTGGCGCGGGCGTAGTCCTGGTAGCGCGGGTCGAGGCGCTCGGGAAGCTCCTGCCATTTCCAGATGGAAGAACCCGCGTAGCCGCGCTCCACGGTGCCATTGGGGTTGTCCCAGTGGTTGAGCAGGCGGTGTTGAATGCGGGGCTGGCTGCTTAGGCTGAGCTTGTCGGGCAGCTGCCCGGTCTGTACCTGCCGGAGCAGCGCGAAACAGCCGTACAGCACCGCCGCATCCGTGGGGCCGGTAATTTCCAGCCCGTCTTTCTGAGCCGATATGCGGTAGCCTTCCCGCCCCAGAGCGGCATCGGGGGCCACGCGCAGCCGGATGCGGCCCTTGCCGCCCGATGCACTCACCGGCACCGGGCGTCCCAGCAACCCTTGCAGCCCGAGTTGCAGCTCGTGGGCGGCCGTTTGCAGGGTAGGACTCGCGTTATTGTCAAGTGAAATGCTTTTGGCCTGGGCCTGCCACGCCTTGCGCAGCCCTGCTTCTGGCAGCTGGTCATACTTCAGCCACAGGCGGTAGCCATCATCGGCCAGGGCCGCGAAACGAGGCCCGGCACACAGCAGCAGAAGCAGCAGAAAGCGGAGTAACATGGGTGGGAAGGCAGAGGGAGGAGCGGTCAGAAGAAGCGGGGGACGTGGGCGGCGGCACGATACTGGCCGGGCGGCCCTTCCTCCTCGGCCAGCAGCCCCTGCCGGATGCCCAGCTCCAGCCCGCGCAGCTCGGCCAGCCCGCGCAGGCGGCCAATGGCGGAGTAGCCGGGGTAGGTGCGCTTCTCCAGGTCATCGAGCATCTGGTGGCCGTGGTCGGGACGCATGGGCAGGCTGGGGTTGCCTTGGCCGGTGCGGGCACGGCGCAGCTCCTCGCACACCAGCTCGCGCACCACAGCGTACATGTCCACGTCGCCGGTGAGGTGGTCGGCCTCGTGGAAGTTGCGCGGGTTTTCTTCGCGCTTGGTGGCGCGCAGATGCACAAAATGAATCCGGGAGCCAAGGCGGCGCACAATACCCGGCAAGTCGTTGTCGGGGCGCACGCCTAGGGAGCCGGTGCAGAACGTGAGGCCGTTGGCCGGCGAGTCGTAAGCGCGCAGCAGGCCTTCGAGGTCGGCTTCGGTGCTCACCACGCGGGGCAGCCCCAGCAGCGGAAACGGCGGGTCGTCGGGGTGAATGCAGAGGTTGATACCCACTTCTTCGGCAACCGGCCCCACTTCCCGCAGGAAATAATACAGGTTTTTGCGCAGCGCGGCGGCATCAATGGCGGCGTACTCGTTCAGTAGATTCTGAAAGCCGGCCAGCTCAAACGCTTCCTCCGAGCCCGGCAACCCCAGCAGCACGGTGTTGGTCAGTTCGGCTATTTCCGCTTCCGACATAGCCGCAAACTGCGCCCAAGCGGCTTCCGCCACTGCCGGCTCATAGTCGGCCTCGGCGCCGGTGCGGCGCAGAATACACAGGTCGAAGACGGCGAAATCCTGCCACACAAAGCGTAGGGCGCGCGAGCCGTCGGGCAATTCGTAGCTCAGGTTGGTGCGCGACCAGTCCAGCACGGGCATAAAATTGTAGCACACCGTCCGGATGCCACAGGCTGCCAGATTACGTAACGACTCCTGGTAACTCTCTATGTAGCGTGTGCGCGAAGGCAGGCCTTTTTTGATATCCTCGTGCACGGGAAGGCTTTCTACCACGACCCAATGTAGCGGCGTATAGCGGCTGTTGTCGGCTTCGATAAGTTGCTGGCGCTGCCGGATTTCCTGTTGCGGCCACACCGCGCCTACCGGCAGTTGGTGCAGGGCCGTAACCACGCCCGTGCAGCCCGCCTGCCGGAGCGAAAAAAGCGAAACCGGGTCCTGAGGACCAAACCAGCGCATCGTGTGCAGCATTGGTATATTTAATGAGAAAATTACTATTCTAAATCAATACAGCTGTTCATTGTCCAGCTTGCTCCGGAAAACCGAAGCATAGCTATCAGCTGTAACTTGTTTTCGAAGATAGAGTAACAAATGACAGTTCTGCGCCAAAAAAATAGGCCTCAACTGCCTCTAATCGAAACAAAAAGACCGAAACCGTTACCGAAAACGTTTCCGATAGGTAATATTAGCTTGAGGCAGGACAAAAAATATTTTGTAGATTATCTTCGAATAATCAAAAGCCGCTCTTTTCTCCTCACTCCCACCCCTTCCCGGGTATTATAAAATAATACCATTTGCTTTATGATGAAATGCACGAAGTGTATCTCCGCCGATGCAGTGATGCGGGCCGGGTTCATTCGGGGGCGCCAGCGGTTCTTCTGCAAAGCCTGCGACTACCATTTCACCGACAATAAAGAACTGCCAGCTCCGGAGCGTAAGCGCCACCAGACCACCATCAGCGACGTGGCGAAAGTGCTGGGCGTGGCACCCTCCACCGTATCGAGGGCGCTGAACGGCCACTCCGATATTAACTCCAACACGCGGCAGGCAATTATAGAAGTGGCCCGGCAGCTAGACTACCAGCCCAACTTGCTGGCCCAAAGCCTGAAAAGCAGCGAAACCTACACGATTGGCGTGGTCATTCCGGACATTGAGCGGCCGTTTTTTGCCACAGCTGTCAGTGGCATTCAGGAAGTGGCGGCCGAGGCCGGCTATCGGGTCATGATTTGCCAGTCGAAAGAATCGT
This genomic window contains:
- a CDS encoding sialate O-acetylesterase, which produces MNLLPKILLVATVLLSPAAEAQVRLPRLISDGMVLQRDTEGTLWGWAAKGEKVALAFRGKTYTATAGPDGKWALTLPAQPAGGPYTLAFAASNRLEVKGVLFGDVWVCSGQSNMELPMARVKDKYPEVIAGAANPHIRQFDAPTTYVFKGPQAELPGGRWTAATPQSVLQFSAVGYFFAKDLYATYKVPIGLIRIAVGGSPAEAWLSPEGLKSFPAYQQRAAQVRDSAYVAQVKQQDQQRAAAWHAQLRRQDQGYAKGQTPWSTAEYKATDWKTMTVPGYWADQGLGPVNGVVWFRRELDVPASMAGQPARLDLGAIVDADSVYLNGKFVGTTSYQYPPRKYELPAGTLKTGKNVLVVRVINSTGRGGFVPDKQYVLRAGQQTLALSGKWQYQLGAKAEPLAPPTFFNYEPGGLFNGMVSPLLPYAVKGVIWYQGESNTKKPEEYRQLFSTMITDWRQHWQRPDLPFLYVQLANYMPTKNQPTESNWAALREAQRQTLAVPNTAMAVATDVGEWNDIHPLDKQTVGQRLALAARKLAYGEKKLVASGPLLQATQVKGNKVVLQFADVGGGLVAKGGPLAQFAVAGPDKKYVWAQARIEGNTVVVWNDAVATPVAVRYAWADNPQGANLYNKDGLPASPFQAAAPVAAP
- a CDS encoding SDR family NAD(P)-dependent oxidoreductase → MAHIKPLLSSRPQPNGKLQPNPFSLEGKLALVTGGGTGIGLEIARCMSVAGATVIITGRREAVLQEAVADLGSSVHYLTNDICELGKLDALVAHIEATYGPLDILVNNAGVNMKKPALEVTDEEFNRIIQTNLNAVFALTRACASRMVERKSGVILMISSMAAYYGIDRVVAYAASKSAVEGMVKVLASEFSKHNVRVNAIAPGFIDSEMSRTAMNSDPDRRDRAMRRTPMGKFGQPQDIGHAAVFLASEAARYITGASLPVDGGNSIGF
- a CDS encoding RagB/SusD family nutrient uptake outer membrane protein, translating into MKKSFLALLGLALLVSVSGCEDLLEEDPQSVLVPSFLGTPQGVEAGLTGVYSGHRNIYGNEQAMYMAVTGTDEFMRGIADQDGFHEYARGLNFGPSASVVTNQWNNYYQYINGANGVLKYATTVQGIPAARVQQIVAETKVLRAHYYFLMVQYWGDVPLQLEFRETPTNDISRTPVADVYNAIIADLTDALANIADTPGQPGRVSRATVLHILAKVYLTRATSTAKQADDYAKAAQYAEELISNRTRYGKNLEADPARVFADQNENGPEVLMNVQYSTDATFTQTSEQNYFNGGNASSFFYRSRYEQGVPNMIRDLKNGRPFARFVPTPYLLNTYNMPGEAGPTLRTTDARYNKWFTTTWYVNSPGTASGSTAAVIGDTSLWYPSYELPAAVLARIANRRPVPYRVILPSQHTREYYPVMNKYDDVRRASTNAPSVRPFIVYRLAETYLIASEANMYLGNMTKAVDFMNVVRVRAAAPGKEAQMRITASQLNIDFILDERTRELGGEVMRWMDLTRTGKLIERVKTNPVTRVPATVNKTVPLNGISGTYGSDAAANIQPYHVLRPIPQQDIDRTSSKITQNQGY
- a CDS encoding alpha-glucuronidase family glycosyl hydrolase, encoding MLLRFLLLLLLCAGPRFAALADDGYRLWLKYDQLPEAGLRKAWQAQAKSISLDNNASPTLQTAAHELQLGLQGLLGRPVPVSASGGKGRIRLRVAPDAALGREGYRISAQKDGLEITGPTDAAVLYGCFALLRQVQTGQLPDKLSLSSQPRIQHRLLNHWDNPNGTVERGYAGSSIWKWQELPERLDPRYQDYARANASIGINGVVLNNVNASARYLTPEYLQKVAALAGVMRPYGIRVYLSVFWAAPKVIGGLPTSDPLDPKVKQWWKARTDEIYKTIPDFGGFLVKANSEGEPGPQDYGRNHADGANMLAQALGAHDGVVMWRAFVYKANSKGDRFKEAFEEFQPLDGKFDPKVLVQVKNGPIDFQAREPFHPLFGAMPRTPLVLEVQLTQEYLGFATHLVYLGPLIKECLDADTHSQGPGSTVASVVDGSLEKHSLSGIAGVANIGSDRNWTGHPVGQANWYAFGRLAWDHTLSSAAIAEEWTCMTLTRQPQAVAAVTDVLNQSRDIYVRYTTPLGLHHIMGQSLHYGPEPWLAKSDRADWTSVYYHKADSVGLGFNRTATGSNALSLYAPAVRQRWGNPATCPPDYLLWFHHVGWGQQLSTGRSLWDELTTRYYTGADSVRWMQQRWEQIKPAVDAELHADVAARLRIQHREALWWRDACVLYFQTFSRRPIPPALTPPTRPLAEIKQLVDIYQLR
- a CDS encoding SusC/RagA family TonB-linked outer membrane protein, whose protein sequence is MHLPLRKAALGLSWPLAFATALPLAGALLAPTFVQAQTARAISGRVTDQTTGEGVPGVTVLVKGTSTGVSTSADGSFALQVPADATTLVFSAIGFVSVERPIGQNSTFNVPLLTDTKALNEVVVVGYGTQRKSQVTGAISSVDEQALRDVPVANVGQALQGRAAGVNISSSSNTPGQNPVIRIRGNRSFSGSNDPLLVVDGVPYDGSLNDLNPDDIVSLEVLKDASSTAIYGARGANGVILISTRRGKNGPTRVTYSGYYGVKKAREFDLQNGQEFYDFRLRAYRARNPSFDPVATPTFLTQGERDNLAAGRFTDYQDLLIQNGRLQNHALGMSGGNEQTQYSASLGYYDETGVVPVQQFQRYSLRGTLDQQIGKRVKIGFNTLNTYIQQDDPNLNIINSILTGSPLASPYDANGLPILFPNTDTALPNPLTYYTEDAHKEQNRRLRSFNSLYGQVNILKGLDYRLNVGLDFRSETGGNFFATGTPARGTGVNQAQRTGSTASNILLENLLLYNRTFGEKHDVNFTGLYSIQDFRTDNFSATVQDLPTNYQLYNNLGAGKPVTSTSGFSRWDIISYMGRLNYAYNNRYSATATVRVDGSSRLSPGNKYKAFPSAAVAWNIANEGFIQDQSWVSGLKLRASIGRVGSTAINPYQTLGSLNTGLGNGNYTFGPTGAIGVVPGSIPNNDLGWEYTTTTNFGLDFGFFDNRVNGSVEVYQQRTSDLLLPFALPGSSGYTSVLVNAGETQNRGLEITLSTTNLRGGDGGFEWITDWNFTVNREKILDLNRYDERGNPIDDLANQRFIGQPLYVIYDYKKTGIWQLGEESDAARYGTLPGQIKFEDVNNDGRIDAADRQIVGTRQPKFEAGLTNRFKYKGFDLTAVALTRVGATIVDPLLFGPSYFTTFDGRRNQINLDYWTPQNPTNNFPQPVQGIGDYQTDSRVLGYVSGTFIKVRSIDLGYALPSSLFSKVKMSTARIYVQVQNPFIWSPVDVYKKNKAIDPDALSYSSRFNNANSSQGGIEFTDGNPSNSNAGVAGRGVSYPATRAFLVGLNLGF